A stretch of DNA from Myxococcota bacterium:
ATGAGTGAGCCCCGAAATAATTTGCGAGCCCAGATTTTTATATCTTTAGAAAAATAGCCCAGCACAGCCAGCGTCAAAAACCAAAAGCCCAACAGCGTGCTAATAACACCGTAGAACATGCCGCCGACATCAAGCCACCACAACAAACCTGCATTCGCAACAATGAGCACGGTGGTTAAAATCGTCAAAGCAATCGCCGTAGGCTCACCAGTAACTTGCACAATCACCGGATAACCAGCTTTCATATATTCTTCTTTTCGAAAAATACCTATGGCAATAAAATGCGGCAGCTGCCAAAAAAAAGCGAGCCCAAACAAAGCCAGCCCTGCCGCATCAATCTGCCCAGACACTGCCGTATAACCCATGAGAGCCGGCATAGCGCCAGGAAACGCCCCCACAACCAAGGCCCAGGTGCTGAGTCTTTTCATCGGGGTGTAAATCAACACGTAAGCAACGAGTGACGCCATACCGAGCATGACGGTCAATAAGTTGGTCGAAACCCATAAAACAGGAATCGCTAATAGTGAAGTCAAAAAACCCACCCCCAATGCCCAACCGGGTTGAAGTCTACCGGTAGGCAAGGGTCGGGTTGCGGTTCGCGCCATTAAGCCGTCGTAATCTCTTTCGAGATACATATTGAACGCACTTGAGCCGGAAACTAAAAGTGCGATCCCCAGCAAAGCGAGCGCCGCTTGAACAGGAGCCAGTGTCGCCTCAGCCAACAACATACAACCTCCTGCCACCAGGAGAGTCATGAGGGTAATACGAGGTTTGGTAAGAGCGACAAGGTCGAGCGTCATGATAAGTGCTTAGGAACTAACAACAGCATCCCTAAGCGTCAATATCTTAACGACGCCAGAATCCGCCACCATTTGCATGGCCATTCGGAATGCCATGGCCACCGCGTCCACCACGGCCGCCTCTGTATGGCATCTGGCAAATGCCATAACCCATATTGCCAACACACATTAGGCCTGGCGCGCAATGCGGACCCCTTGGGAAGTTACTACAGGCTTGTCCTGCATAAGCAACATAAGGTCTATTAGGTGTTCTGTTTCCCCAGTTAAAAGAAATGCTTGGGTGAGCCGATGCGCTGGTCGCCGTGAAAAACAGGATTGAGCCTAAAAGCACCCCGAGATTGAGCAGTCTGAACATGTTTGTCTTCCTCCAGCAATCAATCTAGATTTTCCTGAAGGAGCGCGCGTCGGGCGATCTACCGAGATGACGTCGATAACATGATATTTGCGAATAATTTTTTTAGCTTCTCTTTGTCTTTTTTGCCTGGGGCATTTTCAACGCCGGAGTTGACATCAAGGGCCCAAAAATCCAGGGCGTCTGCTTGCACGACGTTATTAGGATTGAGGCCGCCGCTTAGGATTATTTTATCTTTGGGTAAAGTATCTGGAATGAGCGACCAGTCGAAAGTTTTGCCGGTGCCGCCTCGCAGAGTTGGGTGGGGGGTGTCGAACACGAAGCGGGTGCCCTCTCCCACAGGTGAGTCAGGGGTTAGGCGGCGCCAGATTTCTATATTATGCGGGAGCTGATTGCGTAGGTCTTCTAGGTAGCTTTCGGGTTCTTCGCCGTGGATTTGGACGGCGTATAAGTTTAGCGTTTTGGCGTAATCAACTACTTGGGCAACCGGAGCGTTTACGAACACGCCTATCCATCGCAGCGGTACAGCATCGCTGATTTGCTTGCCCGGGGTAATATCAATGCATCTGGGTGAGCTGGGCGCAAATATTAAGCCCCCAAAACCAGCACCGGCATCGTAGGCGTCTTTGGCATCTTCAACGGAAGTCAGGCCGCAAATTTTGACGCGGCCAAACATTAAATCCCGAAGCGCCAAATCTATTCGGGGGACCTTCATTAAAGAGGTTCCGATTAAAAAGCCATCGGGCGGTCTTGGCTCCATATTAAACGAGCGTATATCTGCGTGTGAAGCTATGCCTGATTCGACAATAGCGAGCCTGTCTCGAGGAATCAACGGCAACAATCGTTTGGAGACATCCAGGCTAACTTTAAGTGTTTTAAAATCGCGATTATTAACGCCGATAATGCGTGCGTCCAATGCCAGAGCGCGCTGTAACTCTTGCTCATCATGCACTTCGGTCAAAATATCCATTTGCAGCTCATGGGCGACTTTTGCACAAGCGCGATAAGTCTCATCATCCAGAACCGACAGCATCAGCAAAATCATGTCTGCTTGATAAGCCCGGGCTTCATAAACTTGATAGGGCGCAATTACGAAATCCTTGCAAAGCACCGGGCAGTTGGCCGCCTGCTGAACGATCGGCAAATAATCCAAGCTTCCTTGAAAAAACTTCTCATCCGCCAGCACAGAAATAGCGCCAGCAAAGGGCGAATAAATCCGAGCGATCTGCTCAATATCAAAGTCCGGGCGAATCAATCCTTCTGAAGGAGAGGCCTTTTTGCATTCAAGAATAAAGCCGCCTTTAAAGCGCCTATTTGAACGCGCCAAGCTCCGCTTAAAAGACTCGAGCGGCTTATCGCTTTCTCTGCGCGAGACTTCAGACCGCTTGTTCTCTAGAATACGTAATAAAGGCGTCGAGTTTGTCATAGGCTTTCCCCGAATAAATCGTGTCCAGCGCCTCTTCGTATCCTGTTTGACGGGAGTTTTCACCTAAATCTTGTGCGTTTTGGGCGCGCGAAAGAGCAACCAAAGCGCCAGCGTTGAGCGCGACTGCTTGGGATTGAGCCGGTGCAGCTTTACCCTTTAGCAACCTTTGCAACCACGCAGCGTTCTCAGCAGGCTCGCCGCCTCTTATCTCTTCTATCGAATGGTGTTCAAACGGCTGCCACTGGACTTGTGTAATTTCGCCAGCCAACAAAATCATCACGGTAGTAGGCGCATGAATAGCAATTTCATCCAGTCCACCGCCATGAACAACCAGTGCTTTATCTACGCCAAGCCGCTGCAAAGTCTCGGCCATAGGCCTGCATAACTCAGGCTTATACACGCCGGTAAGCTGCACGGGAGGCCGCGCCGGATTCACCAACGGCCCGAGTACGTTAAATATCGTTCTAACCCCTAAGGCCTTACGCGCAGCCGCAGCATGCTTCATGCCCGGGTGATATAAGGGCGCCAAGAGAAAACAAAACCCAATATCATCCAAACTTCTGCGCGATAGCTCTGCGGGCATCTCTAAATTAGCGCCCAGACTCATGAGCACATCGGCCGAGCCGCATTTAGAAGAAACCGAGCGATTGCCGTGTTTCGCCACTGGCAAACCCATGGCTGCCGTAACCAGGGATGCTGCCGTTGAAATATTGTAGGTGCCCTGCTCATCACCACCGGTTCCAACCAAATCAGCAAATAAATAATCCGGCCTGGGAAACGGCCGCGCTGCAGCTAATAAAGCCCGTGCCGCTTCGGAAATATCTCCTGAGGTTTCGCCTCGAGCTTTCAGATCCATCAAAAACTTTTTGATTTCATCCAAAGCAAGCTCACCTTTGATGATTTTATCGAAATACATTTGAATCATGACCGAGCCCATTTTAAAATGTTGCGAATCAGCTTCGAGCCCTCCGGCGTCAAGATCGACTCCGGATGGAATTGAACCCCGAGCATGTGATACTTCTTATGCCTAATAGCCATATTGGTATCATCACACCAAGCAATAGGTTCCAGCTCAAAGGGAATCTGCGTCCCAGCAAGTGAGTGATAGCGTGCCACAGGCATTGGGTTTGGGAGCCCTTTAAACACACCTTGCTCATCATGGCTCATCAAAGCACTTTTGCCATGAACGGTGGCTTCTGCAAGTCCAACGACACCGCCGAAAGCTTCGATCATCGCTTGATGGCCTAAGCAAACGCCAAATACCGGGATCCGGGAGCCACACTTTTGAATAAGCTCGATCATGCATCCGGCATCTGCGGGTGCGCCAGGTCCCGGGGAAAGCACAATCATGCGTGGCTCAGGCATTGCCAGGGCGAGCTTTAACGCTTCGTCAGCCGAAATGGTGTTGCGCCAGACAGACACATGGCAACCTAGGTTTTTAAATTCGGCTTCTAGGTTGAAAGTGAAGGAGTCGAAGTTATCGATTAGTAAGATTGAAACGGGGTTGTCGGGAAACCTCTCCCCCAGCCCCTCTCCAGTAACTGGAGAGGGTAGTAAAACATTTAATACGGCTTTCGCTTTGTTATGGGTCTCTTGTACTTCGGACGCTGGGTCCGAATCGTAGACTACCCCGGCGCCGGCGCGCACATAGGCAACTTTGTCTTTCACGAACGCAGAGCGAATCATGATTGCAGTATTTAGATTACCGTGGTTGTCTAGATATCCGACCGCGCCGCCGTAGATGCCGCGCTTAGAGTGCTCTGTTTTTCTCAAAATCTCGGCTGCTTTAACTTTGGGCGCCCCGACCAAAGTGCCCATATTAAGCGATGCTTGGTAGGCATGCAGCGCATCCAAATCGTCACGCAGCTCCCCTTGCACGTGCGAAACCAGATGCATGACATGCGAATAACGATCCACGGTCAACAGTTCTCGCACAAAACGCGTGCCGTTTTTCGATACTCTTGCAATATCGTTGCGAGCGAGGTCAACCAGCATCATGTGCTCAGCTTGCTCTTTTGTATCCAGGCGCAGTTCAGCTTCTTTGCGTGAATCCGAGTCTAAGTTTGCCCCCCGCGTGCGCGTACCTGCAATTGGACTAATTTCGACCTTCTTGGGCTCATCAGTTACGCGGATAAACGTCTCTGGGGAGCTTCCGAAGGCAGTAAAATCGCCGCCGTTTACATAGAACATGTAAGGACTAGGGTTCGCAAGCTTAAGCCGCAGATAAGCATCAAAAGGATCCTCGCAAGGCGCGCTAAATGTTCGGGATGGAACAATTTGAAACACATCGCCTGCGACGATATGCCGCTTCATTTGCACAACAATGTCTGCAAAATCAGCGTCCAATATATCCACGCTAATCTGCCCACCGGAGGCTTTTTGAACGCTCGCTTCTCTTTTAAATTGCGGCAGCTCGAAGGGCTTATCACTCAGTTCGCCCTGCTCCCACATACGCACATGGTTTTTAACGTGATCGACAATGATTAAGCTTTCCGGAATCCAAAACACATAATCAGGCAGATCGAACAAATCCCTTTTTGCTGCCGGCAGGTCTTCAACCAGATCAACATAGTCGTATGAAAACATGCCCAAAGTCATTTTGACGCCAGATAGCTGACTCATCACCCGGAGCACATCCAGCGGTGATGGCTGCTTGAGCTGGGCTTCTAAGCTTTGACTTCGATCTACCGGAGAAAATACAAGCGGCGTCTTGGCAATAATTTCCAGACGCTTCACCTCACCAAACTCAGTGAGCGCTTCAAGGGTCACCTCAAGGCCGCGGCATGTCGCCTTAAGCGCGGCTCTAGGCATGAGGATACTTTTTTCGCCTAGTCTTGTTTTGACATCAGCAGCCTCTAGCAAAACACAATTGCTATTTTGGCCCTGCTGAGTCAGATGTGCAAATAGAGCGACGGGATCGACTGGATTCATAAATTAATCTTTGCCATGGCTCTATATCGGTTGCAATCAACTAGCGTTCGGGCTCAATGTACCAAACGCACCCGCATTAGATTCGGTCCAATATTTAACAGTCTTAACTTGCAAGGTTGGTGCGCTCCAGCTCGGCATCCAGCCACCGTAGCCGGGGCCCGAAAAGGAATTTGCGCCGTTAATAGCACTGAAAAAATTGGCAACGGGATAGCTCCATGTGTCGGTGGGGCCTAACGGATTATGCCATGGTTTTTGGCAATAGCCATCAGGGAAATAGGCAGAGGTTCCCTCGCCGGCTGTGCCACCGACTGCTAAATTCATGATCAATATAAATGGTTGATCAAACGGAGCAGCATTTTCGTTGCAACTTACTTTAGACCAAGGGTTGTCTGACCAGGCACTGCTGCCAGCGTCATTTGCTATCGTTTGGCATGAGCCCGCTGCCGTATTGACCCCACTTTGTTTTGCATATTTCTGTAAGCAATTCGTCGAAGCCGAAGTGCCTCGCTGATAGAAACTTCGTTTACTGAAATCCACCTCTAACACATGGTTGGAGTCGTTATCAATGTAAGTGTAAATTCCTTGTGGGCTCCATCTCAGGCCATAAGTATGAAAATCTTGGTCAAGTGTTGGCGCCGTTGCCGTTACAGGAGTCGCATATCCCTTGTCAGCGTAATACTCTGTATGGGTCTTAATAAACGCGTTTTCGCTATAAACTGGTCCCCAGTGCAGCGTTGAAGCGTAAGACTGCACGCCGCCAAATGCCCCGCCGTTGGCATTAATATAGGCTTCCGAACAGCTCGCCGTATTACCTCTAGATTCTAGAATGTCTATTTCACCGCTTCGAGGCCAAACACCATACGCGCCAGCACCTAGCGGCGTTGTAAGACCAATAGATCCCGTCTGATTGAGAGGCATCATCCAGATGGCTGGCCAGAGCCAGTCTCCTTTCGGGATTTTGGCCACGATTTCAATCCTGCCATATAAAAAACCTTTGGAAACATCATAGCCAGAGGCTGGTTTTTGTGCAGACTTCGTAGAAATCCGGGCTGAAGTTACAGGTGCAATAATCGTACCAGCAGGGGTGTGACTTGTTGGGGCAACCAAGGCGGTGTTAACAGTTGCCGGACTTTTAGGCAGCCCATTGCCAATACCTCCACCACCATTATATCCGCTACCACTACCACATCCATCATACGTCAACCCATCTGCCGCGCCATTGTCCGTGCAAGCAATATTTGAACCAATGCTATCGGTACTAAAGCTCCAATTTCCAATCACACCTTGACAAATATCTCCAATATTATTTGGGCTTTCCGTAATTGAGCTTCTACCGCAGCCTAATACCGCCGCCAATGAAAACTGCGTTTCAGGATTGCCATTATTTGCCAAGGTTTCGCCCGATCCCAGTACATGTTTTTGCATCAAATCAGCTTTGATTGATAAACCATTGACGGGATCGAAGGCGATATTTCCTGGGCTATTTAGATAAGCTTCGAATTCAAAGTTACCTTCACCAGACATAGTTACTTCTGGCGTCCATATTCTAGTATCCAGCGCCTGTTGCTGAGTGAAATCATAAGTCCAATCGGGCGTTCCACTTGGAGAACCGGTGCCCGCGACTGCCAAATTAGCCGTACAAGCTCCGGGTTGTGAAGGCGGTGTAACAGGTGGGCCAGGTGGAGCACCTGGGTTACTTTTCGAGCAACTAAGAATTAAAAAAGTAAAAATTGAACAAAATATTACCTTCATAATTAATATAATATTTCATGCAACCAAACCCAGTCAACGCTCTTGCCCAATTTTCTTAAAAGTGAAAGCTAAGTCCTTATGATCAAACAGATTGGCGTTATAGGTTCCGGACAGATGGGAGCAGGGATAGCGCTCGTCTGCGCTCAAAGTAGCTTTGAAACGTATATTTTCGAAGAATCGCCCGCCGCTCGTATGAAGGCCCAAGGCTATTTCGATCGAAAAACAGACCCAAGTATTCGCAAACCTGATTTTGTAACTTTAGAAGAGTTGGCCGGGTGCGACCTGATCATTGAAGCAATACCCGAACAAGAAGACTTAAAGCGAGAGCTATTCATTAAATTGGATGAGCTATCTAGGCCCAAGACCATCCTTGCCAGCAATACGTCCTCTATTTCCATCACCAAAATTGCAGGATGGACCAAAAATCCTGAGCGCGTCATGGGCATGCATTTTATGAATCCAGTGCCCGTGATGAAGCTGGTAGAGCTAATTCGCGGCCTGCAAACTTCGGATGAGACCTATCAAACGGTTCAACAAACCGCTCAGGCGCTTGGCAAAATCACCACCACTTCCAAAGACATGCCAGGATTTATCGCCAATCGCATTCTGATGCCGATGATTAACGAGGCATTTTTTGCGCTGCAGGAAAATCTTGCGAGCGCTGAAGACATTGACACCACCATGCGTTTAGGTGCAAATCACCCAATGGGTCCACTCGCGCTGGCAGATTTTATTGGCCTGGATACTTGCGTATGGATCCTGGAAACCATGGACAAAAAGCCCTGCCCTCTGCTAAAGCAGTACGTCGACGCGGGATGGCTTGGAAAAAAATCAGGCCGAGGAGTTTTTTCTTATGTTTGATTTGTCTGAAACCCACGAATTGCTCCGCAAAACTTGCCGTGATTTCGCTACCAATCAGCTAAAGCCTGTCGCAGCCGAATTGGACGCAAAACACGCTTATCCAAAAGCGCAAATCAAGGCGCTGGGCGAGCTAGGTTTGATGGGCGTATTCATCCCGGATTCCGAAGGCGGCGCTGGCCTGGACGCACTAGCTTATGCCATTGCCATGGAGGAGATTTCTCGCGGATGCGCCTCATGCGGCGTGATCATGAGCGTGAACAACTCACTCTTTTGCGATCCCATTTATAAATATGGTTCAAGCCATCTCAAAGAGCATTTCCTAAAAGACTACGCTTCAGGACAAAAGCTTGGATGCTTCGCTCTAAGCGAACCAGGCAACGGCTCGGATGCTGCCGCTGCCAAAACGACAGCTGTTAAGACAGAGAAAGGCTACGTATTAAACGGCACCAAAGCCTGGATCACCAACGGTTACGAAGCCAACGCCGCCATCGTCTTTGCCACCACCGATGCCAGGGCAGGTAATAAGGGCATCTCCGCATTCGTCGTCCCCATGCCCACCCCCGGTCTGACGCTCGGCAAAAAAGAAGAAAAGCTTGGCATCCGGGCTTCATCCACCTGCAATTTAATCTTCGAAGACTGCTTAATCCCCAAAGAAAGCCTGCTCGGTGAAGAGGGCCACGGTTTCAAAATCGCCATGGCAACTTTGGACGGTGGCCGCATCGGCATCGCTGGCCAAGCGCTAGGCATCGCCCAAGCTGCGTTAGAAGAAGCTGCGTTTTACGCCAAAGAGCGCCAAGCTTTCGGTAAACCAATTTTCAAATTACAGTCGATCCAAAACAAACTGGCCGACATGGCCTTGCGCATCGAAAGCGCGCGCCTGCTCACTTGGAAAGCCGCGTGTTATAAAGACAAACATGTTCGCTTCACAAAAGAAGCCGCTATGGCCAAACTCGCCGCTTCCGAAACAGCAACTTTTGTTGCGCACCAAGCTATGCAGATCTTTGGCGGCAACGGTTACGTCACCGAATTCCCCGTCGAACGGCATTATCGGGACGCCCGCATCACTGAAATCTATGAAGGCACCAGTGAAATCCAGCGTTTGGTCATCGCAGCCCATGTCTAATTTTGTCAAAATAATGGAAGTAGGCCCTAGAGATGGCCTACAGAACGAAAAATGCTTCGTACCCACAGAGCAAAAGCTGCAATTCATCCAAGGCTTAGAAGAAGCGGGCCTGTCTCGCATTGAAGTCACCGCTTTCGTATCTAAACGCTGGATACCCCCATTGGCTGACCACGCTGAACTCGCCGCCCAGCTAATCAAAAAGCCAGCCATTACCCATGCCGCGCTAGTCCCGAATCTAAAAGGCTACGAACAAGCCAAGCGCTTTGGCATTGACGAAGTATCCTTAATATTGGCCGTGACCCAAAGCCATAACCAAAAAAATCTGAACGCCAGCACCGAAGAAGCATTTGCGCGCTATAAAGAAGTGATTGCACAAGCCAAGCTTGATGGCATGCCCTTTAGAGCCTACATTTCCTGCGCCTTCGGCTGTCCTTACGAAGGCAAAACACCCGTTTCAGCCGTCATGAAATGGGCTCAAGCTTTTTACGAACTAGGCGCTTATGAACTCAGCATCAGCGACACCATCGGTGTAGGCAACCCAAAGCAAACTCATGAACTACTCAACACGCTGCTCAAAGAATTTCCCAAAGAAAAACTGGGCATGCATTTCCATGACACTCAAGGCATGGCCCTAGCCAATATCTATGTTGCCTTAGAGTTAGGCATCCGTTCTTTCGATTCTTCCGCCGGTGGCATCGGCGGCTGCCCCTACGCCCCAGGCGCTAAAGGCAATGTAGAAACAGAAAAGCTGGTCAACATGCTCAGCAGCATGGGCTACGAAACCGGCATTGACCTAGAAAAGCTAAAAATAGCCTCAGCACGCCTTCAAAAAATACTCGCCAGCGGGAGCACGCCGATTGTAATGTGAAGCCATGGTGCGCCCATAAGCCCCAGCCTGCGTAATGAGCAGCACGTCCCCTGCTTCAGTCCTAGGCAAAAGCCGGTCATAACCCAAAAAATCAGCCGATTCACAAATCGGCCCTACCACATGGGCAGTGATCTCATTCGGCCTGTCTAATTTAGAAAGATTCACAATCTCATGATAAGCCCCATACAGAGCCGGTCGAATGAGCGAATTCATCCCCGTATCCACGCCAATAAATAAAACCCCTGCCTTTTCCTTAATCTGCGTCACCCGGGTAAGCAAAACGCCAGCCCCGGCCACCAAATAGCGGCCTGGTTCCAGCCAATATTGATACTGAGGATTCGCCATACAAACCGGCTTCAGCGCGTCATTAAGATGTTCGCAATCGATATCAAGCCCGAGGCCCCCGCCAAGATTAATCACTGATACATCCGGCATCCTCCGAGCAACCTCTACCAGCATCTGCGCCATCTGCCCCCAATGCCCCGGATCCGAAATGCCGCTTCCCGCATGCGCATGAAGACCCACAATGCGAACATCGCCCTTTTTCGCCAAAGCCAACGCCTGATCAACCTCGTTAAGCCCGATACCAAACTTAGATCCAGCACCAGCAGTCCGAACATGCTGATGATGCCCCCGCCCTTGCCCTGGATCAATCCGCAGAAATACCGCTTGCCCCCGAATCAAATCCGCCCAATGCACAAATGGGTACAAGCTATCCAAAGTCACATGACAATGCCGCTCAAAAGCATATGCATACTCAGCCGCAGGCGCGAAATTAGGCGTAAACAAAACTCTTGCAGCGTCCAAACGCGGAAAAAGCTCGAATACGCGTTCTAACTCAGCTTGCGAGACGCATTCAAAGCCTAAGTTTAATGCCTCAAACTCTCTGAGGATATCAGCGTGGTCGTTTGCTTTAAGCGCAAAGAAGACCTGCGTTATCGCTTTCAGCCTCTTAAGATCATCCGCAGCTGCTTGAAGCGTACTTTGGCTATATACGTATAAAGGCGTTTCATTCGCCTCAGATAAAAGCCGGTCCCGCTGCTTGTACCACCAAGTCATGATTTCAACACAAGTGAGTCCACCAATTTATTCCACAAAATAGTGTATATTTAATATAGCATGGAGGATTCTCAAAATGGTACGACCAACATTTGTCCAAGTTGACGAAGCAGCGCGGACTAGAATGCCAGACAATTCGGGGTCTCCGCCCGCACTTCCGCCAGGGCCTTCTCCGCGGCCTGCTGCCAAAGTCTCCCGGAAACCAGCCGGAACTCCGGATGAAGTCGAAGAACTGGATCCGCTCGGAACGGCAGTCCCTGTAGCAGCTGTGAATACGGCGGTCATCCCTTCAGTCCAAGTGGATCCGGATGCCCCTCCACGCACCCTTCAGGCCATTATGAAGGGGGCAAGCTCGTCAATCCCACGGACAGCAGTAGCAGCCGGGTTAATTGCGGCCGCTGGAGTTGTCATGGCACCTTTTACCGGCGGACTAAGTTTAGTGGTTACGGCAATTGCTGGCGCTGTTTCAGGATACTCTGCATACAAAAGCGATCAGGCAGACACAAGCAAACATTTTAATACTTTGTTTAACACCGACAAACTCCAGTTAACCGTACGTGGCATGGCGAATCATCCTGACGCGGAGAATAAAAACCAGGCTAAACTATTGGCCGATAAATACGATATTGCGGCAGCCAACAACGATATCTCAGCTCAACTCCAAATATTAGATGAAATTCAAAAAACCACGAATCTCGTTATAGATTTCGATAAGCATCTAAAAACAAGCGATCAAACCCACGTCGTCGATGATCATATCGGCAAAGGAACGTACCGCCAGCGAACCGCCAAGACCGTAGGGGATAGACATCCAACCCAACCACCCCTTAATCCTAGCCATCATATCATAGACGCAGGATTGAAAGATTTAGCCAACCTTCATACGCAATTAGGCGCTGGGGTTCGAGGTTCTCACCTTGATATATTGGAAAATATCCAAAAAATTAGCGATAAAGTTCTCGGTTTAATCAAGCCCCAAGTGGGGGCAGCGGAGGGAAACGACGCCATCTATCTTAATTCCGCGCTACTAGAACTGGAACAGAGTCTCTTACAACAATCAAATCCAAGCACTCTAGCAGCAAGGCAAACCCAAATTACAGAAATCCGCAGGCTGCGTGTTTTATTAAGACCCGAAGCTGAAAAAGCGACCGTTCTTAACACGATGCGAAGTAGCCATGCTGAGCTCAAAGCCCTAGTTCCCTGGAATTGGCGCAATTATAGACATCGAGAAGCCGCAAAAAAACTTATCCAGTCCAATCAGGAGACGGAACGTACCTACAAAGATCTATCAGATGCCGCCTTAGAGCAGTTAATCGAAAACTACAAATTAGAGGACCAATTGCTGGCAGGAGGGTTTAAGGTATCCAACGTCAGGGGCGCCGGTCTACCTACATACCTGCAAAAGATTGATGAGTTTCAAGGTGTCTTAGACAGACGCCATATCTAACTCAGCCAAAGCTAGAACCGCAGCCGCAAGTTCGCTTTGCGGTTGGGTTCACGAATTTAAAGCCCGCGCCGTTTAGGCCTTCTTCGTAATCCACAACTGTTCCAGGAATCTGGGTTGCAGTGAATACATCGGTGATGACTTTGAGGCCGTCGTATTCGCAGATTAGTTCATTGCCGTCATCTACAGGGTCCGAAAAGCTTAGGCCGTATTTAAAACCGGAGCAGCCGCCGCCTTGGACGCTGATTCTTAGGCAGCTGCCTTCTTCACCATTCGTTTCGGCTAGGGCCATTTTCGCCATTTCCACTGCTTTTGGGGTCAGTGTGATCGCTTCCAAATTCTCCATTTTCGTCATCTCCTTGTTCTGCTGGGATTGCGTAACGACCCGAAAGCCAACTGCCGAGGTCAATCAT
This window harbors:
- a CDS encoding acyl-CoA dehydrogenase translates to MFDLSETHELLRKTCRDFATNQLKPVAAELDAKHAYPKAQIKALGELGLMGVFIPDSEGGAGLDALAYAIAMEEISRGCASCGVIMSVNNSLFCDPIYKYGSSHLKEHFLKDYASGQKLGCFALSEPGNGSDAAAAKTTAVKTEKGYVLNGTKAWITNGYEANAAIVFATTDARAGNKGISAFVVPMPTPGLTLGKKEEKLGIRASSTCNLIFEDCLIPKESLLGEEGHGFKIAMATLDGGRIGIAGQALGIAQAALEEAAFYAKERQAFGKPIFKLQSIQNKLADMALRIESARLLTWKAACYKDKHVRFTKEAAMAKLAASETATFVAHQAMQIFGGNGYVTEFPVERHYRDARITEIYEGTSEIQRLVIAAHV
- a CDS encoding hydroxymethylglutaryl-CoA lyase — protein: MSNFVKIMEVGPRDGLQNEKCFVPTEQKLQFIQGLEEAGLSRIEVTAFVSKRWIPPLADHAELAAQLIKKPAITHAALVPNLKGYEQAKRFGIDEVSLILAVTQSHNQKNLNASTEEAFARYKEVIAQAKLDGMPFRAYISCAFGCPYEGKTPVSAVMKWAQAFYELGAYELSISDTIGVGNPKQTHELLNTLLKEFPKEKLGMHFHDTQGMALANIYVALELGIRSFDSSAGGIGGCPYAPGAKGNVETEKLVNMLSSMGYETGIDLEKLKIASARLQKILASGSTPIVM
- a CDS encoding iron-sulfur cluster assembly accessory protein, which produces MENLEAITLTPKAVEMAKMALAETNGEEGSCLRISVQGGGCSGFKYGLSFSDPVDDGNELICEYDGLKVITDVFTATQIPGTVVDYEEGLNGAGFKFVNPTAKRTCGCGSSFG
- the yacG gene encoding DNA gyrase inhibitor YacG — protein: MKTTHCATCGQSTDKTFCSQRCQMIDLGSWLSGRYAIPAEQGDDENGEFGSDHTDPKSSGNGENGPSRNEW